Genomic segment of Corynebacterium urealyticum DSM 7109:
TCCTGACCCGCCTTCTCGGAGCCGATGGCCAGCAGGGCTGCGCCGTCGACGATGCCGGAGGAGTTACCGGCGTGGTGCAGGTGGTTGATGCGCTCGAGCTGCGGGTACTTCGTCTGCGCGACGGCGTCGAAGCCGCCCTGGTCGCCGATCATGGCGAAGGCTGGGCGCAGGCCGGAGAGGGACTCCACGGTGGTGCCCTGACGGATGGTCTCGTCGCGGTCCAGCAGCACCTGGCCGTTCTGGTCCTTGACCGGGACGACGGTGCGGTCGAAGCGGCCCTCCTCCCAGGCCTTGGCGGCGCGCTCGTGGGAGCGAGCGGCGAAGGCGTCGAGGTCCTCGCGGGTCATCCCGTCGAGGCTGGCGATGATGTCCGCGGAGATGCCCTGCGGGATGAAGTCGTTGTAGAAGTTGGACTCCGGGTCGAGGGCGAGGGCACCACCATCGGAACCCATCGGCACGCGGGACATGGACTCCACGCCACCAGCGAAGACGAGCTCATCCCAGCCGGAACGCACCTTCTGCGCGGCGAGGTTGAGGGCGGTCAGGCCGGATGCGCAGTAGCGGTTGACCTGCAGTCCGGTCGCGGAGTACGGCAGGCCGGCGTTGAGGGCCGCGGTGCGGGCGATGTCCATGCCCTGGTCGCCGACGGGGGTCACGCAGCCCGCGATGACATCGTTGATGCGCGCCGGGTCCAGGCCCGGGTTGCGCTCCAGGATGGCCTCGATCAGCCCGCTGAGCAGGCTGACCGGCTTGACGGTGTGCAGGGATCCGCCGGGCTTGCCCTTTCCGCGGGGCGTCCGGACGGCGTCGTAGATGAAGGCCTCAGGGGCGCCAGAGTTACTCGTCATGACAGTCCTTTGGTTCCTATCGTTCGAGAAATGTGTCCTGCATCACTCTAATCTATTTCGAGCCGATAGTTGTACTTTTATTCTCTTCTTTTTAGGACGTCAGTTCCCGCCTCCCCGGGGTGCTGCCACTTAGGACTTCCGGAACACCAGAACCAGGTTGGATACCGCGAACTCCCGCAGCAGCGGAACCCGCACCATCCACCATGCCCACCAGGGGTGATAGCGCGGGAACGCCGCTACCAACTCCGCGCCGCCTGCGGCGGCAACCCGCTGGCCGTATCGCAGGCCATCGGCCGCGGAGACGTTGAACAGCGACTCGCCCCAGCGATTCTTTGGCGGCTTGCCCATCTTCTTCTCGTAACGCCGGGCCGCGAACTCCCCACCCACGTAGTGCTCCCACAACCCGGTCTCGTGCCCACCGAAGGGGCCGAGCCACACCGTGTAGCTGTAGATCATCACCCCGCCCGGTTTCGTGACGCGCAGCATCTCGTCGGCCATCACCCAGGGCTCCGGCACATGCTCGGCAACGTTGGAGGAATAGGTGATATCGAAGGCCTCATCAATAAACGGCAGCTCCATCCCGGAGCCTCGCACCGAGGAGGCCAGGGTGATGCCCGCGGCCGCCATTTCGCCCACATCCGGTTCGCAGGTCACGTACTCCGCTCCCGCGTCGCCGAAGGCGACACCGAAGTAACCAGGCCCGCCACCGACGTCCAAAATCTTGGAGCCAGCGAGCTCCCGGCCCGTCGCTCCGCGCCACAGGGCCTCGATGAGTCCC
This window contains:
- a CDS encoding class I SAM-dependent methyltransferase translates to MCITPYPDSTPSTPRYVTIPSMTSAHPARRFFRRISTALFTPAGNSALRFWRPKASLRRAVGLLSDFRYEQTRPDIFYGHLAEDTVGLIEALWRGATGRELAGSKILDVGGGPGYFGVAFGDAGAEYVTCEPDVGEMAAAGITLASSVRGSGMELPFIDEAFDITYSSNVAEHVPEPWVMADEMLRVTKPGGVMIYSYTVWLGPFGGHETGLWEHYVGGEFAARRYEKKMGKPPKNRWGESLFNVSAADGLRYGQRVAAAGGAELVAAFPRYHPWWAWWMVRVPLLREFAVSNLVLVFRKS
- a CDS encoding acetyl-CoA C-acetyltransferase, giving the protein MTSNSGAPEAFIYDAVRTPRGKGKPGGSLHTVKPVSLLSGLIEAILERNPGLDPARINDVIAGCVTPVGDQGMDIARTAALNAGLPYSATGLQVNRYCASGLTALNLAAQKVRSGWDELVFAGGVESMSRVPMGSDGGALALDPESNFYNDFIPQGISADIIASLDGMTREDLDAFAARSHERAAKAWEEGRFDRTVVPVKDQNGQVLLDRDETIRQGTTVESLSGLRPAFAMIGDQGGFDAVAQTKYPQLERINHLHHAGNSSGIVDGAALLAIGSEKAGQEMDLEPRARVVSVATTGVEPTIMLTAPAPASRAALAKAGLKPEDIDVWEINEAFSSVVLRAQRELNIPDEKLNISGGAIAMGHPLGATGAIITGNAIDELHRTGGRYALITLCVAAGMGVATIIERV